Proteins found in one Amycolatopsis aidingensis genomic segment:
- a CDS encoding DEDD exonuclease domain-containing protein: MDVGRRLDHAQLTFDELGTPLRDTTFVVFDLETTGTSPGPDGITEVGAVKVRGGEVLGEFGTLVDPGTAVPPEIVELTGITTAMVRAAPPIERVLPAFLEFISGAVLVAHNAGFDTGFMRAACRAHGHHWPRAAVVCTLRLARRLLTREDTPSYRLGALAALLGARTNPTHRALDDARATVDVLHGLLERVGSVGVHSLEELLDYLPEVTPAQRRKRGLAAHLPSRPGVYLFRGPNEEVLYVGTARDLRRRVRQYFTGSESRGRIREMVALAQRVDGIECAHSLEAEIRELRLLAAHRPAYNRRSKNPHKAWWIVLTEEAFPRLSVVRLARDGALGPFRSQSTAAAAANTLADAAGLRTCTQRIPARAQAGTPCVLAELGRCGAPCAGRQSVPEYATGVHAVSDLIAGRDNAPLWAAHGRLEALAGAQHFEQAARRRDELAALVRAVRRGHRMAALAAIPELVAAGPDGSGGWELVVIRYGRLASAGVARRGVPPMPVVEALVAGAETVLPGPGPLHGSAGEEVGILLRWLARPGVRLVRTARPWAEPVRGAAGWQDWLARAESGRTPV, from the coding sequence ATGGATGTGGGCCGCCGTCTCGACCACGCGCAGCTGACCTTCGACGAGCTCGGCACCCCGTTGCGGGACACCACCTTCGTCGTCTTCGACCTGGAGACCACGGGGACCAGCCCCGGCCCGGACGGGATCACCGAGGTGGGCGCGGTGAAGGTACGTGGTGGTGAGGTGCTCGGCGAGTTCGGCACGCTGGTCGACCCGGGCACCGCGGTGCCACCGGAGATCGTCGAGCTGACCGGGATCACCACGGCCATGGTGCGCGCGGCCCCGCCGATCGAGCGGGTGCTGCCTGCCTTCCTGGAGTTCATCTCCGGCGCCGTGCTGGTCGCGCACAACGCGGGATTCGACACCGGGTTCATGCGGGCGGCCTGCCGCGCCCACGGCCACCACTGGCCCCGGGCCGCGGTGGTGTGCACGCTCCGGCTCGCCCGGCGCCTGCTGACCAGGGAGGACACCCCGAGCTACCGGCTCGGCGCGCTCGCCGCCCTGCTCGGCGCGCGGACCAACCCGACCCACCGCGCGCTGGACGATGCCAGGGCCACCGTGGACGTGCTGCACGGGCTGCTGGAGCGGGTCGGCTCGGTGGGCGTGCACTCACTCGAGGAGCTGCTGGACTACCTGCCGGAGGTCACCCCGGCCCAGCGGCGCAAACGCGGGCTGGCCGCGCACCTGCCGTCCCGGCCGGGGGTGTACCTGTTCCGCGGCCCGAACGAGGAGGTGCTCTACGTCGGCACCGCACGCGACCTGCGGCGCAGGGTGCGGCAGTACTTCACCGGCTCGGAGAGCCGCGGCCGGATCCGCGAGATGGTCGCGCTGGCGCAACGGGTGGACGGGATCGAGTGCGCGCACTCGCTGGAGGCCGAGATCAGGGAGCTGCGGCTGCTCGCGGCGCACCGCCCCGCCTACAACCGCAGGTCGAAGAACCCGCACAAGGCCTGGTGGATCGTGCTCACCGAGGAGGCCTTCCCCCGGCTGTCGGTGGTCCGGCTGGCCAGGGACGGGGCGCTCGGGCCGTTCCGCTCCCAGTCCACCGCCGCCGCGGCCGCGAACACCCTGGCCGACGCGGCGGGCCTGCGCACCTGCACCCAGCGCATCCCGGCCAGGGCCCAGGCGGGCACCCCCTGCGTGCTGGCCGAGCTGGGCCGGTGCGGCGCACCCTGCGCGGGCAGGCAGAGCGTGCCGGAGTACGCCACCGGGGTGCACGCGGTGAGTGACCTGATCGCGGGCAGGGACAACGCGCCGCTGTGGGCGGCGCACGGCAGGCTGGAGGCGCTGGCCGGGGCGCAGCACTTCGAGCAGGCGGCACGGCGGCGGGACGAGCTCGCCGCGCTGGTGCGCGCCGTGCGGCGCGGGCACCGGATGGCCGCGCTGGCCGCGATCCCGGAGCTGGTAGCGGCCGGACCGGATGGAAGCGGCGGCTGGGAACTGGTGGTGATCCGCTACGGCAGGCTGGCCTCGGCCGGGGTCGCGCGGCGGGGCGTGCCGCCGATGCCGGTGGTCGAGGCGCTGGTGGCCGGGGCGGAGACGGTGCTACCCGGCCCTGGACCACTGCACGGCAGCGCCGGTGAGGAGGTCGGAATCCTGCTGCGCTGGCTGGCCCGGCCAGGGGTGCGCCTGGTGCGCACGGCGCGGCCCTGGGCGGAACCGGTGCGCGGTGCCGCGGGCTGGCAGGACTGGCTGGCGCGCGCCGAGAGCGGGCGCACCCCGGTGTGA
- a CDS encoding Lrp/AsnC family transcriptional regulator: protein MITAIVMIHAKADSIPETAQAIADIEGVSEVYSCAGDVDLVAIVRVGTHEGLADLIPARIGKVPGVLDTDTHIAFRSYSSADTEAAFSIGADGD from the coding sequence TTGATCACCGCGATCGTGATGATCCACGCCAAGGCGGACAGCATTCCGGAGACCGCGCAGGCGATCGCGGACATCGAGGGCGTGAGCGAGGTGTACTCCTGCGCGGGCGATGTGGACCTGGTGGCGATCGTCAGGGTCGGCACGCACGAGGGGCTCGCGGACCTGATTCCGGCCAGGATCGGCAAGGTGCCCGGCGTGCTGGACACCGACACCCATATCGCCTTCCGGTCCTACTCCAGCGCGGACACCGAGGCGGCCTTCTCCATCGGCGCCGACGGCGACTGA
- the qcrB gene encoding cytochrome bc1 complex cytochrome b subunit — translation MSSLTTPTKGSSAVERHAGAAADNADRRYHLAKGLRHQMNKVFPTHWSFLLGEIALYSFIIVILSGVYLTLFFDPSMEEVIYNGSFTNLQGIPMSRAFESTLDISFEVRGGLFVRQVHHWGALIFVAAMFVHMFRIFFTGAFRRPREANWVIGALLLILGMFEGFFGYSLPDDLLSGTGVRATMSGIVLSVPVMGTWVHWALFGGEFPGTEIIPRLYALHILIIPGIMLGLVAVHLALVWYQKHTQFPGVRRKETNVVGVRIMPYFALKAGAFFAIVTGVIALMSGVFQINPVWNLGPYNPSQVSAGVWPDWYLAWADGILRIWPAWELYLGDYTVPPVFFAGAVGMPILFGLLIGYPWIERKLSKDTAHHNLLQRPRDVPVRTSLGVMGIAVYAVLEASGFNDLIAFTFDISLNAMTWIGRIGLLLLPPLAYYVTYRICLGLQRADREVLEHGVETGIIKRLPHGEFIEVHQPLGPVDEHGHPVPLEYQGSPVPKRMNKLGSAGEAVPGGWLTPDPPEETAALERARAEQHAHGNGELEATADDEQIPAGRKTPEH, via the coding sequence ATGAGTTCACTCACCACGCCGACGAAGGGCTCCAGCGCCGTCGAGCGGCATGCGGGGGCGGCGGCCGACAACGCCGACCGGCGCTACCACCTGGCCAAGGGCCTGCGGCACCAGATGAACAAGGTGTTCCCGACCCACTGGTCCTTCCTGCTGGGCGAGATCGCGCTCTACAGCTTCATCATCGTGATCCTGTCCGGGGTCTACCTCACCCTGTTCTTCGACCCCTCGATGGAGGAGGTCATCTACAACGGCTCGTTCACGAACCTCCAGGGCATCCCGATGTCCAGGGCGTTCGAGAGCACGCTGGACATCTCCTTCGAGGTCCGCGGCGGGCTGTTCGTGCGGCAGGTGCACCACTGGGGCGCGCTGATCTTCGTGGCCGCCATGTTCGTGCACATGTTCCGGATCTTCTTCACCGGCGCCTTCCGGCGCCCGCGTGAGGCGAACTGGGTGATCGGCGCGTTGCTGCTGATCCTGGGCATGTTCGAGGGCTTCTTCGGCTACTCGCTGCCGGACGACCTGCTTTCCGGCACCGGTGTCCGGGCCACCATGTCCGGCATCGTGCTGTCCGTGCCGGTGATGGGCACCTGGGTCCACTGGGCGCTGTTCGGCGGGGAGTTCCCCGGAACCGAGATCATCCCGCGGCTGTACGCCCTGCACATCCTGATCATTCCGGGCATCATGCTCGGCCTGGTCGCGGTGCACCTCGCGCTGGTCTGGTACCAGAAACACACCCAGTTCCCCGGCGTGCGGCGCAAGGAGACCAACGTGGTCGGCGTGCGCATCATGCCGTACTTCGCGCTGAAGGCAGGCGCCTTCTTCGCGATCGTCACCGGGGTGATCGCGCTGATGTCCGGGGTGTTCCAGATCAACCCGGTATGGAACCTCGGGCCGTACAACCCGTCACAGGTGTCCGCGGGTGTCTGGCCGGACTGGTATCTGGCCTGGGCGGACGGCATCCTCCGGATCTGGCCTGCCTGGGAGCTCTATCTCGGCGACTACACGGTGCCGCCGGTGTTCTTCGCCGGCGCGGTCGGGATGCCGATTCTGTTCGGCCTGCTGATCGGGTATCCATGGATCGAACGCAAGCTGTCCAAGGACACCGCGCACCACAACCTGTTGCAGCGGCCGCGGGACGTCCCGGTGCGGACCAGCCTCGGCGTGATGGGCATCGCGGTCTATGCGGTACTCGAGGCGTCGGGCTTCAACGACCTGATCGCGTTCACCTTCGACATCTCGCTGAACGCGATGACCTGGATCGGCCGGATCGGGCTGCTGCTGTTGCCGCCACTGGCGTACTACGTGACCTACCGGATCTGCCTCGGCCTGCAACGGGCCGACCGGGAGGTGCTGGAGCACGGGGTGGAGACCGGCATCATCAAGCGGCTGCCGCACGGTGAGTTCATCGAGGTGCACCAGCCGCTCGGCCCGGTGGACGAGCACGGCCACCCGGTCCCGCTGGAGTACCAGGGTTCACCGGTGCCGAAGCGGATGAACAAGCTCGGCTCCGCTGGCGAAGCGGTCCCCGGTGGCTGGCTGACCCCGGACCCGCCGGAGGAGACCGCGGCACTGGAACGGGCGCGGGCCGAGCAGCACGCGCACGGCAACGGCGAGCTCGAGGCCACCGCGGACGACGAACAGATTCCGGCCGGGCGCAAGACCCCGGAGCACTGA